The region ACTATCTTTCCAGGTTTTCAAAATATGTATCCAAGGTTACATAGAATCTAAGCAGCATTTGCTTATCCTGTTCTTGGGGAGCTTCACTAGATTTCTCAAGTCTACATTTCACATAAATCtggtgtgttttgtgttgtaaTCTTCTACCTCCTGTCAAGAATCCTGAACTTTCTGTCATGTTTTCATACTTTGATCATCTCTGGTTTCAAGAAGCAATGGCGGCGCCAACGAGTTTCAAGATGCAGCAAGCAGCTAGGTACTGGAGCATATCAGCTGATCTCGAGTACCTGCAAAATGTAGATTGCAAGTGTTCTCTGAAGAATATACATATAGTAGACCTACAATTTGACATAAATCAAGGGAGATGCAACATCAATGGATGTGAAATTGGTCGTCAAAACAAGGATTCTCGTGAATCCTCGGGCAATTACTCGAGATCCAAACCACTTGATAGGAGTGAAATTTCTTCGCTCCCAAGGCCCCCACATCTCGGCCTAACTAGATAGTGGAGGGATAAATCACAGTGACTTAGCGACCCATTAAGTGGGAGGACCAGTGCTTGGTGCCCACAAAGAGTCCACCACAATGGGTGTAACATTCACACTGCGGTTCTCAAGGCTCGATCCTATGTCTTTGCCCACAATCTACGACTCAGGAACTGCAGAGCTTTTTGAGTTGCTCTATAGTGTTCCAAGACAGGTTATGTGTGTGTAATGTGTGTTTCACTCCTTGTCAAGCTATTAGTTACTCTTGACTTCTTGAGGTGTAGGCTCTCTCCTATGTAGAGACCATCTCATTTTGTTGCATAATACAACTGGCATTCACATCCCGCAAAGTGATACTAATCCATACCATCTCATTTGATTTGTATCTCTAATCGACAGAAAAACCGACCTCTTTTCACCAGAGACATCTTGTAGTGTTTACGATCTCAGTGTTTATACCCGACAAATGTGGCAGGAAGGAGAAGATTAAATCATACTACCAATATGGGTTGTGAATATCTGGAAAGGGACCCAAAATAAACAAGGCAAAATGCAATGCAGTTCTATCTAAAAAACGGAATACTGGTTATTATTAGCCAAAAGAAATTGCGGAAACCATATTAAAACCAAAGAAATTtataataaaggaaaaagatGTTACAAAGCTTGAAATGCAATGCCACCATAATGTATAATGGAATCTGCATATTGGTTATTTACAACAATCATATAACAAGAAGGCCTAATTACTGAGGAATGTGAGTTACACTTTATTTCGGAAACCCCCAACCTCTAATCAACCGGGGGAATCAACACTCGGAATACACAATTGAAATCAACACGTAAAATGCAGCTGGAGGCCTCGTCATAAGTAAATGAAATGTATGCAGGAACATAAGGATTTGGAAAATCGATTTATACCTCGAGCTTTTGACTGTCTTTGGTCACCCCAAATATCGCTCCAATCGATCTAAGCAAGCTCCATTAAGTCAGCTGCAAAATCTATCAGGTCTTGGTTTTTCCGCAGACATCAAAGAACAAAGATCCACTGCTAGAATCCAACACCTTTCCAGATATAGCTAGGTCGGCTTCGTGTGCAGAAAAACGTGTTTAAAGCCGGCAACAAAGATAAATACTCTCGAATCACTTGCCAACCAGTGAGCAAGGCAAAACAAGGCTTCCAACATGAACAAACGCCTTGAATGACCTGGGCATTCCAGAAACACGAACCTCTCTTAATTTCTTAGTTAAAGGATTATACGAGAGCAAAATCCCACCATGTTGAAGCAAAATCTCGCCATTTTTCTGAAAGAACAGCGGCCTGACAGCTCCAATGATCAGCCCTACCTCATCACAAACTATTTTCAAACACTTGGTCCATGATTCCTTCACCCCATAACTCTTCATCACCCAAATCTCAACGTAATCCCGGAACTTGCACTTTGTGGCCGAAAGACATCCCCGTAACACACCCAAAGTATAGTTCAACCTCCCCGAATCAAACTCAGGGTGTGGCACAACTTCAAACGATTCTCTCGCTAAATCAAAGGCAACAATGTGACTAACTAGCCCTGCACCATCATCATAACCATCACTAACCCAATGAAGAGCTCCATTCACAAAGGCCTCAGAGCACCCCCTACCACAAAGTGAATAAGGGCAATAGCCAAGACTTTTCCAGGACTTATCACCCAGAGTATACAAATTAACCTTACACCACAAAACACCTTCACCAACTAATTCACTCCCATAGTAAACCACTTCTACCAATTTATATTCCTTTTGTTCTGCCAAGAACCCAAACCCTACCACTACATCAACAATTAACTCTGGAGCCCTTTGGGGGCTGGGCAAAACCATATACTCTCTAGTGCAAGGATTAAATATATGAGTCAAATGCTTAGAAATTGGATTAAACAAACACAGCAATCCATTACAAGAACCCATAATTTCATAAGTGCTAAAAGAGGGCAAAGAGAAGCTAACATTCACACACTTGTAGAGATCATCAGCTCCATCGTTTGCCACCAAGAACAAATTGCTCTGGGAAAGGGCCCGGCCAATTGGGGCGGAGGTTTTGAGGATGAGACCAAAATGGGCCTCGTTTTCGGATGAAAATGAGAGATGCGTATCGATCAGATGCGGGTCATGCGTAAGGTTGAGCCAGGATTTGCAGACGAATCTGCACCGTACAAGCGGCATGATCGGCAGCATCGATAGCGTTTTGATGATCACATCGCTCGAAAGCTCCTCCATTTCCTCGATTCCTTCAGCTGCAGAGATGAATCGATATAATTTGTTGTTGATTACTGGTATTTAACAGATTTACAGAACTGGGATGATGCTTTCTTGTTGAATTGTTAGCATTTGACCTTGTGAGCAGACATGGAGTTTTTTTAAAACGCGGAGGCTCGAGAATCGGTAATGGCGACTTTGCGGTTTCAGCAAAATTGGCGTTAAAGGTCGGAACATTGGACTTTTTGAACAATTCATTATCCAAATTATCCAAAACGGATAACCTTCAAACTAAGCTAGCTATTcataaaatattcaattgttGTTGTGTTGACAAATGGATGCTTTCGTTTTTCCAGTACAAGACTAGTACATATTCATCTAGAAAACATATCTTTTGAAGAAAGACTGACATATCTCAAATTCAATCTActtaaaaaagataaaatttgtTCATCTTCGATAGTCATagtttttgaaaagttttttacACTATAACTAGAAAAGagaagatagagagagagaaaaaaaaaaaagaaaatttaaaaaaatattaaaaaaaatcaattttacgTGCATAGTAGGTGCATGTGGTGCACGCGTCCGACTAGGCGCCTCAATTGTCTAATTGTTCCGGTGGAGctcattttttaagaaaaaaatcaagtcttatggcatgtttggttggatgtagtttagagggaattgcaattcattgaattgcaattcagtgaattcccaaactacagtgtttggttggagggaattgcaattctgcagaattgcaattccctccaaatgatgaattacaattcatgggtaccccccatgaattgcaattcggtggagaggaggggcaatttgttggtgtaaagacaattttgcccctcctcccataccctttgtcttttttataataataataacaataattattattattattattattttgaaagagaattattattattattattttgaatgaattattattattattatacttattattattttttttttgaaagaattattattattattattactactactactactactattattactattactacaacatctactacaacataagggcattttagtcattttgtcacttcttacttttcaattccatgtactcatatttctgcataccaaacactgtaatttcaattcctactttattcattgaattgcaattccaccgaattacaattcttttccaccctaattccctcctcccaaccaaacgccctgttagtGCAACattctattttattctttttcccCTCCTTCTTTTTTCCATATCAGCATTAGAACACGcaaaaatcatcaaaattttCTATTGGGAATGCTCTTAGATATGATTATATGAAGAATTTTTAGCATTAACCGGTCATGAAAAAGTTTTAAGGTATTAATTTAGTATTGTTACATATTGTACATCCAACTCTGAGCAAAATTTTGAGTTTGTATCAACTACAATAAGAATAATGTTTCTACAATATTTAGTACAAACCTAAAACATTTCCTATAACTTAGAGTATTCTCATTGGttcaaaatgataattttttgcATAATTTTTTAGAATAAGAAAATATGTTAGAAAGTCACGTCAAAAATTATCAAGTCTATTTATAATCTGGGCCAtatctgagcatgtctaacataTGCGGCTGtacagggcccccaattttttgggggcccatatttaaaaaaaaaattatatgtatatatagtttacaaaaatttacGCTAAATGCATGAAGATTggaccaatttgtgacaagATGAAATTGAGCCAAATTGACAATTGCTTtaaaaaccatatatatatatatatatatatatatatatatatatatatatatatatatatatatatatatatatatatatatataNNNNNNNNNNNNNNNNNNNNNNNNNNNNNNNNNNNNNNNNNNNNNNNNNNNNNNNNNNNNNNNNNNNNNNNNNNNNNNNNNNNNNNNNNNNNNNNNNNNNNNNNNNNNNNNNNNNNNNNNNNNNNNNNNNNNNNNNNNNNNNNNNNNNNNNNNNNNNNNNNNNNNNNNNNNNNNNNNNNNNNNNNNNNNNNNNNNNNNNNNNNNNNNNNNNNNNNNNNNNNNNNNNNNNNNNNNNNNNNNNNNNNNNNNNNNNNNNNNNNNNNNNNNNNNNNNNNNNNNNNNNNNNNNNNNNNNNNNNNNNNNNNNNNNNNNNNNNNNNNNNNNNNNNNNNNNNNNNNNNNNNNNNNNNNNNNNNNNNNNNNNNNNNNNNNNNNNNNNNNNNNNNNNNNNNNNNNNNNNNNNNNNNNNNNNNNNNNNNNNNNNNNNNNNNNNNNNNNNNNNNNNNNNNNNNNNNNNNNNNNNNNNNNNNNNNNNNNNNNNNNNNNNNNNNNNNNNNNNNNNNNNNNNNNNNNNNNNNNNNNNNNNNNNNNatatatatatatatatatatatatatatatatatatatatatatatatatatatatatatatatatatatatatatatatatatatatatatatatatatatatatatatatatatatatatatcctaatccAAAAAGATTGCCAATTCCGTTGcgcaattatatttcataaatcataat is a window of Ipomoea triloba cultivar NCNSP0323 chromosome 11, ASM357664v1 DNA encoding:
- the LOC115997608 gene encoding F-box protein At3g07870-like — encoded protein: MEELSSDVIIKTLSMLPIMPLVRCRFVCKSWLNLTHDPHLIDTHLSFSSENEAHFGLILKTSAPIGRALSQSNLFLVANDGADDLYKCVNVSFSLPSFSTYEIMGSCNGLLCLFNPISKHLTHIFNPCTREYMVLPSPQRAPELIVDVVVGFGFLAEQKEYKLVEVVYYGSELVGEGVLWCKVNLYTLGDKSWKSLGYCPYSLCGRGCSEAFVNGALHWVSDGYDDGAGLVSHIVAFDLARESFEVVPHPEFDSGRLNYTLGVLRGCLSATKCKFRDYVEIWVMKSYGVKESWTKCLKIVCDEVGLIIGAVRPLFFQKNGEILLQHGGILLSYNPLTKKLREVRVSGMPRSFKAFVHVGSLVLPCSLVGK